The Anopheles merus strain MAF chromosome 2L, AmerM5.1, whole genome shotgun sequence genome has a segment encoding these proteins:
- the LOC121594185 gene encoding phosphatidylinositol-glycan biosynthesis class F protein has protein sequence MDVQAQSAIATKLFINISVLSIALNSSFFVYLLYSNRLYDLGKCCSSAVLLILPLSEILKHFYVKQMFQLETGLKSGPPSSSLSSSSSGRSAGVANARVGRTRWSEWFGAAVLFTLATLFYAFICVVLGAPLDQYEETSSLALTLTTVTVFPIILLIGQSHTYQLLLSETLELKSPLTNSYLNLLKNNCIGVILGAWGASVVAPLDWDRPWQVYPIPNVVGSIGGLFGMNVFNLLSTLYISMYRNRRAKAQ, from the coding sequence ATGGACGTACAGGCGCAAAGCGCCATCGCGACCAAGTTGTTTATCAACATTAGCGTTCTTTCGATTGCGCTAAACTCTTCGTTTTTTGTGTATCTTCTGTACAGTAACCGGCTTTACGATCTAGGAAAGTGCTGTTCGTCAGCTGTGCTGCTTATTTTACCGCTTTCGGAAATACTTAAACATTTCTatgtaaaacaaatgtttcAACTTGAAACTGGACTGAAAAGTGGcccaccgtcatcatcattatcgtcatcatcatcgggaAGGAGCGCTGGTGTAGCGAACGCGAGGGTCGGCCGAACACGTTGGAGTGAATGGTTTGGTGCTGCAGTGCTGTTTACCTTGGCGACACTGTTTTATGCATTCATATGCGTCGTGCTTGGAGCACCGTTGGATCAGTACGAAGAAACATCATCGCTGGCATTAACACTGACCACGGTTACCGTATTCCCGATCATCCTCCTCATCGGTCAATCACACACCTACCAGCTGCTGCTATCAGAAACACTCGAGCTGAAAAGCCCGCTAACAAATAGCTATCTGAATCTACTTAAAAACAACTGCATCGGAGTGATTCTGGGGGCCTGGGGAGCATCAGTGGTCGCCCCGTTGGATTGGGATCGACCATGGCAAGTTTATCCCATCCCCAATGTGGTTGGTTCAATAGGAGGATTGTTTGGCATGAATGTGTTTAATCTGCTGAGCACGCTGTACATAAGCATGTATCGTAATCGACGGGCCAAAGCACAGTAG